The Candidatus Thermoplasmatota archaeon nucleotide sequence TGCCATTCCTCGCTCTTGAGAAGCCCAAAGCCCTTGACGAAGCCGTAGGCCTTGCCGACCTCCGTGGCGGGGAGGTGGACCGCGATCGACACGTTGTCGATGCGGATGGGAAGAAGCGGCCGGAGGGCCGCAAGGACCGTTTGGAGCTGCTCCTCGGCGCTCTTGAAGGGATCGACGTGCACCTTGGCCTCGGCCATCGCCGTCTCGATGCGCGTGGGCGGGTGCGGCGCCTTCGTCTGGGGGTTCATCGCGTTGCGGGCAAGGAGGGCGACGATCTGCTTGTGCTTCTTGTCCTGGAGCACGCGGCGCTGGTCCGTCGTCAGGTGGAACTCGCCCTTGAGCAGGATTCGCTTTGCGACTTCGGCCACGTCCGTGGTGCCAAACGTCTCCTTGACGGTCGTCTCGCCGGCCGCGTCCCCCTTGCGTGCGTCCTTGAAGATGGTGTCGATGGCAAGGTCCTTGTTGACGTCGACCTGCGCTTTTTCCTTGGCCTCGCGCACGCGAAGCGCGGCATCGGGGTCGACGAGGATCTCGAACCGGTGTCCGTGGAGTTCGTACCGCGCAACGACGGCCTTGTCGAGGGACACCACGCGCGATGCCCCCTATCGTCCGCCGGAGGCGGCGTCGGCGTACCGTTTGACCTCGTCGGGCTCAAGCTTGCGGAAGTTCTCCTGCCGCGTGACCACGCCGATCTCCAAGGCGGAGGCGTTGAGCTTGCCCTCGGTGGCCTTGAGGAGAGCCTTCAGGCCGAGTTGGATGGCGGCGTCCTTCTCGAGGCCCTCACGGAACTGCTCCTCGAAGACCTCCATCACGGCGTTGCGCCCGGCTCCGATGGAGCTTGCCTTGTAGGCCATAAGCGCGCCCGAGGGGTCGGTCTCGTAGAGGTGCTCGCCCGTGGTGTCGATGCCCGCGATGAGA carries:
- a CDS encoding ribosome assembly factor SBDS, with the translated sequence MVSLDKAVVARYELHGHRFEILVDPDAALRVREAKEKAQVDVNKDLAIDTIFKDARKGDAAGETTVKETFGTTDVAEVAKRILLKGEFHLTTDQRRVLQDKKHKQIVALLARNAMNPQTKAPHPPTRIETAMAEAKVHVDPFKSAEEQLQTVLAALRPLLPIRIDNVSIAVHLPATEVGKAYGFVKGFGLLKSEEWQKDGSWMGVVEMPAGMQTEFFDELNRKTHGNVETRLIK